In the genome of Spirochaetia bacterium, one region contains:
- a CDS encoding pyruvate, phosphate dikinase — MYTLDPTWLPFSNLMLRHIYNVLLICSDYDRFLLEEDGRVEEELFLEYTQLGLSTPPKITHANTPEEALAALKSDRKFELVISMLDLGSENVEQLADEIKRLYPTMPVVVLSPSPVHRRNKQIKGSMSTSIDNFFYYQGDPNIFLAMVKLMEDEMNLVHDTHEAEIQVIILVEDSVRFYSSFLPLLYTCLIQQNRSSILEGLNSWGKILRMRGRPKIVLAKNFEKAWDLYATFRNNILGLITDMSYERNGKEDKLAGLELCRKVKADNPSLPVLIQSMDEGCAQTCRDEGASFLWKKSSTLLSDLHDYVIAHYGFGPFHFKDPDTGKTIAIATTMRELQHALAAIPINSYIYHSNRNDFSRWLRAQSLYVLAAQLKPLKIEAYMDPEKAREDLVSKIKEYRTERTRGVLAQFSRDNYDETLFFSRIGNGSLGGKGRGLAFINMELRASGIIDKYPEVYLSIPRTVVISTGSFVQFMEENGLKEMVLQDMDDKKLLSLFLSKPLEQDLKADLTAVINVISQPISIRSSSLLEDSHFQPFAGVYETCMIPNVGNEGKRLFELEAAVKTVWASTYFRHAKEYMKATDHILEEEQMAVIIQQVIGSRHGDYWYPNISGVARSLNYYPLPGEDPRDGIGMLSFGFGKTIVDNGKAFRFSPRYPKKPIQNLTGNGASNQTSFYALHMHQGYHPFDDVDNLKLLDITEAGQFPDVLKGCASTIDLSTGLLNEDCNAKGEKILTFNGILKYDMFPLAAIVRDILELGQKAMNTPIEIEFAVNLNRKLPKKPEFSLLQIRPIAEGMEESDVRIDESEQTDALVYSEMVMGNGKISEIKDAIVIKYDQFNPKEMAGMATEIEKFNTEAESTGQDFLLIVAGRLGSCDPWLGIPVVWAQISHARVIVETGFPDFQVEPSQGTHFFQNLTLLGNCYMTVNPSFNQGKLNLDGFSKLEKVEESSHFIHYRNTQSFDIRIDGLERRGIITVH; from the coding sequence ATGTACACACTTGATCCGACATGGTTGCCTTTCAGCAATCTCATGCTCCGGCATATATACAATGTACTGCTTATCTGCAGTGATTATGACAGGTTCCTTCTTGAAGAAGATGGCAGGGTTGAAGAAGAACTTTTTCTGGAATATACCCAGTTAGGTTTGAGCACACCGCCTAAAATTACCCATGCCAATACCCCGGAAGAAGCTTTGGCAGCCCTCAAGTCAGATCGAAAATTTGAACTCGTCATATCAATGCTTGACCTCGGCAGCGAGAATGTCGAACAGCTGGCAGACGAAATAAAGAGATTGTACCCGACCATGCCTGTGGTAGTCCTGTCTCCTTCTCCTGTCCACAGGAGAAACAAGCAGATAAAAGGAAGCATGTCAACTTCAATCGACAATTTCTTCTACTACCAAGGCGACCCGAACATCTTCCTGGCAATGGTCAAACTGATGGAAGATGAGATGAATCTGGTACATGACACGCATGAAGCGGAAATACAGGTAATCATACTTGTCGAGGATTCCGTACGGTTTTATTCATCCTTCCTGCCTTTGCTCTACACGTGCTTGATACAGCAAAACAGATCAAGTATCCTCGAAGGGCTCAACAGCTGGGGAAAAATCCTCCGTATGAGAGGACGGCCCAAAATTGTATTGGCAAAAAACTTTGAGAAGGCATGGGATCTGTATGCGACCTTCAGAAACAATATCCTTGGTCTCATCACGGACATGTCCTATGAAAGAAACGGAAAGGAAGACAAACTGGCCGGTTTGGAACTATGTAGGAAGGTCAAAGCAGATAATCCATCGCTTCCTGTCCTGATCCAGAGCATGGATGAAGGCTGTGCACAGACATGCCGGGATGAAGGTGCAAGTTTCTTATGGAAAAAGTCAAGCACGTTATTGTCTGATTTGCATGATTACGTCATAGCACACTACGGGTTCGGGCCATTCCATTTCAAGGATCCGGATACCGGCAAGACAATTGCAATCGCAACGACCATGAGAGAGTTGCAGCATGCCCTTGCTGCAATACCGATCAACTCATATATCTACCATAGCAACAGGAATGATTTTTCCAGATGGCTCAGGGCCCAAAGCCTCTATGTCCTGGCAGCACAGCTGAAACCGTTGAAAATCGAAGCATACATGGATCCTGAAAAAGCACGGGAAGATCTTGTTTCAAAAATCAAAGAATACAGGACAGAAAGGACTCGTGGGGTATTGGCCCAGTTCTCACGGGACAATTATGATGAGACCCTGTTCTTTTCCCGAATCGGAAATGGTTCCTTGGGCGGCAAAGGCCGTGGCTTGGCTTTCATCAACATGGAACTGAGAGCAAGCGGCATCATCGACAAATATCCTGAAGTCTATCTTTCCATACCCCGCACAGTCGTCATTTCGACAGGCAGCTTTGTCCAATTCATGGAAGAAAACGGACTTAAGGAAATGGTGCTACAGGATATGGATGATAAAAAACTGCTCTCTTTGTTCCTTTCAAAACCACTGGAACAAGACCTGAAGGCAGACCTGACGGCTGTCATCAATGTCATTTCTCAACCGATTTCCATCCGCTCTTCATCCCTGCTTGAAGATTCCCATTTCCAACCGTTTGCCGGCGTATATGAAACCTGCATGATACCAAATGTCGGCAACGAAGGCAAAAGGCTATTTGAACTTGAAGCCGCAGTCAAGACTGTATGGGCTTCAACTTATTTCAGGCATGCAAAGGAATATATGAAAGCTACTGACCATATATTGGAAGAAGAACAGATGGCAGTCATCATACAGCAAGTCATCGGTTCTCGGCATGGAGATTACTGGTATCCGAACATCAGCGGCGTAGCCCGTTCCCTCAACTACTATCCCCTTCCAGGCGAAGACCCCAGAGACGGCATAGGTATGTTGTCTTTTGGATTCGGAAAGACAATTGTTGACAATGGCAAAGCTTTTCGTTTTTCTCCTAGATACCCCAAAAAACCAATTCAGAATCTTACCGGAAACGGAGCAAGCAACCAGACTTCATTCTATGCACTGCACATGCATCAGGGATATCATCCGTTTGACGATGTTGACAATCTGAAATTACTCGACATAACAGAAGCAGGACAGTTTCCTGATGTACTGAAAGGCTGCGCTTCTACAATCGATCTTTCAACAGGCCTGCTGAATGAAGATTGCAATGCAAAAGGGGAAAAAATCCTTACTTTCAACGGCATACTCAAATATGATATGTTTCCTCTTGCAGCAATTGTCAGAGATATCCTTGAGCTTGGGCAAAAAGCCATGAATACTCCCATCGAAATTGAATTTGCCGTAAACCTAAATAGAAAACTTCCCAAAAAACCAGAATTCAGCCTACTCCAGATAAGACCTATTGCAGAAGGTATGGAAGAAAGTGATGTAAGAATCGATGAATCAGAACAGACAGATGCATTGGTTTATTCTGAAATGGTCATGGGAAATGGGAAGATTTCAGAAATCAAGGATGCCATCGTCATCAAATACGATCAGTTCAATCCAAAGGAAATGGCCGGCATGGCAACAGAAATAGAAAAATTCAATACCGAGGCCGAGTCTACCGGACAGGATTTTCTATTGATTGTGGCAGGAAGACTAGGTTCCTGTGATCCTTGGCTCGGTATACCTGTCGTATGGGCACAGATTTCACACGCACGAGTCATTGTAGAAACAGGATTCCCTGATTTTCAGGTAGAGCCCAGCCAAGGTACACATTTCTTTCAGAACCTGACATTATTAGGAAACTGTTATATGACAGTCAATCCTTCCTTCAACCAAGGGAAACTCAACCTGGATGGATTCAGCAAATTGGAAAAGGTTGAAGAAAGTTCCCATTTCATCCATTATCGGAACACTCAATCTTTTGATATCAGGATAGACGGATTGGAAAGAAGGGGAATCATCACAGTCCATTGA